Proteins from a genomic interval of Sphingopyxis sp. QXT-31:
- a CDS encoding trimeric intracellular cation channel family protein: MLGLDNLLLVRLLDLVGIGVFALSGALMAVRLRQTLVTAMFFALVTGVGGGSVRDLLIGAPVFWVQDGAIAAVCIAIALVVWVTPERWWQGQLLEWADAVGLAAYAVFGTAKALAWGVPPVPALLMGVITGCVGGTIRDILAGVPSIIVRPEIYVTAAALASGLYLLLLWAGVGTPIAAVSGALAGFVLRGAAIRWSLALPAYRDLAR; the protein is encoded by the coding sequence ATGCTCGGCCTCGACAATCTGCTGCTCGTCCGGCTGCTCGACCTCGTCGGCATCGGGGTGTTCGCGCTGTCGGGGGCGCTGATGGCGGTGCGGCTGCGGCAGACGCTCGTGACCGCGATGTTCTTCGCGCTCGTCACCGGGGTCGGCGGCGGCAGCGTGCGCGACCTGCTCATCGGCGCGCCGGTCTTCTGGGTGCAGGACGGCGCGATCGCCGCGGTGTGCATCGCGATCGCGCTGGTCGTGTGGGTCACCCCCGAGCGCTGGTGGCAGGGGCAGCTTCTGGAATGGGCCGACGCCGTCGGGCTGGCGGCTTACGCCGTGTTCGGCACGGCGAAGGCGCTCGCCTGGGGCGTGCCGCCGGTGCCTGCGCTGCTGATGGGGGTGATCACCGGCTGCGTCGGCGGCACGATCCGCGACATATTGGCGGGGGTGCCGTCGATCATCGTGCGGCCCGAAATCTATGTTACCGCTGCGGCGCTCGCGTCGGGGCTCTACCTACTGCTGTTATGGGCGGGGGTGGGGACGCCGATCGCCGCGGTCAGCGGCGCGCTCGCGGGTTTCGTCCTGCGCGGCGCGGCGATCCGCTGGTCGCTCGCGCTGCCTGCCTATCGCGACCTAGCGCGCTGA
- a CDS encoding amidohydrolase, with amino-acid sequence MAKHGIWAAASLALSLSATSAQAAPDMAAASARLTALLDKKYPALEAIYKDLHANPELGMQEVRTAGILAKHLRAEGFTVTEKVGGTGVVAILRNGEGPTILVRADMDALPMEEKTGLGWASKARATYDGRDVPVMHACGHDTHVAYLVGVAQALSAMRDSWSGTVMLIGQPAEESLEGARAMLGDGLFTRFPKPDFGFAAHVSNLPSGVVAIKAGAGSSASDSYSIIFHGRGGHGSMPAATIDPIPIAARFVTDTQVVISREKDPAAFGVLTIGGINAGSAPNIIPDSAEVKVNLRSQSPEVRKLLQDGTARVAKSAAAMGNAPEPTIRYLAGTGVLTNDETMAKAAVDALTPVFGKGLVFAPASAAPMSGSEDYSEFVDAGVPSLFFGIGGYDPALLAALKAKGEPAPTNHSPFFAPQAGPAIRNAVTAITLSIVGGVRPAAK; translated from the coding sequence ATGGCAAAGCACGGAATCTGGGCAGCGGCTTCGCTTGCCCTCTCGCTGTCCGCCACAAGCGCGCAGGCGGCGCCCGACATGGCCGCGGCGAGCGCTCGGCTGACCGCGCTACTCGACAAAAAATATCCGGCGCTGGAGGCGATCTACAAGGATCTCCATGCCAATCCTGAACTCGGCATGCAGGAGGTGCGCACCGCGGGCATCCTCGCCAAGCATCTTCGTGCGGAGGGCTTCACCGTGACCGAGAAGGTCGGCGGCACCGGCGTCGTCGCGATCCTCAGGAACGGCGAGGGTCCCACGATCCTCGTACGCGCCGACATGGACGCGCTGCCGATGGAGGAAAAGACAGGCCTCGGCTGGGCGAGCAAGGCGCGCGCGACCTATGACGGGCGCGACGTTCCCGTGATGCACGCCTGCGGCCACGATACGCATGTCGCCTATCTGGTCGGGGTCGCGCAGGCGCTGTCGGCGATGCGCGACAGCTGGTCGGGAACGGTCATGCTGATCGGCCAGCCCGCCGAGGAATCGCTGGAGGGCGCGCGCGCGATGCTCGGCGATGGGCTGTTCACACGTTTCCCCAAGCCCGACTTCGGTTTTGCCGCGCATGTCTCGAACCTGCCGTCGGGGGTCGTCGCGATCAAGGCGGGGGCGGGGTCGTCGGCGTCCGACAGCTATTCGATCATTTTCCATGGCCGCGGCGGGCACGGCTCGATGCCCGCGGCGACGATCGACCCGATCCCGATCGCCGCGCGCTTCGTCACCGACACGCAGGTGGTGATCAGCCGCGAAAAGGATCCCGCGGCGTTCGGCGTGCTGACGATCGGCGGGATCAACGCGGGCAGCGCGCCCAACATCATCCCCGACAGCGCCGAAGTGAAGGTCAACCTCCGCTCGCAGTCGCCCGAGGTGCGCAAATTGCTGCAGGACGGCACTGCGCGGGTCGCGAAGTCGGCGGCAGCGATGGGCAATGCCCCCGAACCGACGATCCGCTATCTTGCCGGCACCGGGGTGCTGACCAACGACGAGACGATGGCGAAGGCCGCGGTCGACGCGCTGACTCCCGTATTCGGCAAGGGGCTGGTCTTCGCCCCCGCGAGCGCGGCGCCGATGTCGGGCAGCGAGGATTATTCGGAGTTCGTCGACGCGGGCGTGCCCTCGCTCTTCTTCGGCATCGGCGGTTACGATCCCGCCCTGCTCGCCGCGCTGAAGGCAAAGGGCGAGCCTGCGCCGACCAACCACTCGCCCTTTTTCGCGCCGCAGGCTGGGCCGGCGATTCGCAATGCGGTGACCGCGATCACGCTGTCGATCGTCGGCGGCGTCCGCCCCGCGGCGAAATAG
- the lpdA gene encoding dihydrolipoyl dehydrogenase, which yields MADYDYDVLVIGAGPGGYVAAIRAAQLGLKTACVEGRETLGGTCLNVGCIPSKAMLHASEYFDAAANGAMAKMGIDVTPKLNLPAMHGQRLDAVKGLTGGIEFLFKKNKVDWLKGYAQFTGKDSVEVAGKSYRAKNIVIATGSSVTPLPGVEVDNDKQIIVDSTGALELAKVPGHMVVIGGGVIGLELGSVWRRLGAKVTCVEYLDQILPGMDADVRKDANRIFKKQGIEFKLKTKVTQAEVKGKKAILTLEPAAGGEAETLEADVVLVSIGRRPNTEGLALDKAGLAVNARGQIETDHDFSTQVPGIWAIGDVIPGPMLAHKAEDEGIAVAENIAGLTGIVNHDVIPSVVYTLPEIAGVGLTEEQAKERGEIKVGKFPMAGNSRAKTNHEPDGFVKVIADANSDRVLGVWIIASVAGTMIAQAAQAMEFGATSEDIAYTCHAHPTHSEAVKEAAMAVTGKPIHI from the coding sequence ATGGCTGATTACGACTACGACGTCCTCGTCATTGGTGCCGGTCCCGGCGGTTATGTCGCGGCGATCCGCGCGGCGCAGCTGGGCCTCAAGACCGCCTGCGTCGAAGGGCGCGAGACGCTCGGCGGCACCTGCCTCAACGTCGGCTGCATTCCGTCGAAGGCGATGCTCCACGCGTCCGAATATTTCGATGCGGCCGCGAACGGCGCGATGGCGAAGATGGGGATCGACGTGACCCCCAAGCTCAACCTGCCCGCGATGCACGGCCAGCGCCTCGACGCGGTCAAGGGGCTGACCGGCGGCATCGAATTCCTGTTCAAGAAGAACAAGGTCGACTGGCTCAAAGGTTATGCGCAATTCACCGGCAAGGACAGTGTCGAGGTCGCGGGCAAGAGCTATCGCGCCAAGAATATCGTCATCGCCACCGGCTCGTCGGTCACTCCGCTGCCCGGCGTCGAGGTCGATAACGACAAGCAGATTATCGTCGATTCGACCGGCGCGCTCGAACTCGCCAAGGTTCCCGGCCATATGGTCGTGATCGGCGGCGGCGTGATCGGGCTCGAACTCGGCAGCGTCTGGCGGCGCCTGGGCGCCAAGGTGACCTGCGTCGAGTATCTCGACCAGATCCTGCCCGGCATGGACGCCGACGTGCGCAAGGACGCGAACCGCATCTTCAAGAAGCAGGGCATCGAATTCAAGCTCAAGACCAAGGTCACCCAGGCCGAAGTGAAGGGCAAGAAGGCCATTCTCACGCTCGAGCCTGCCGCGGGCGGCGAGGCCGAGACGCTCGAGGCCGATGTCGTGCTGGTGTCGATCGGGCGGCGTCCGAACACCGAGGGGCTGGCGCTCGACAAGGCGGGCCTCGCGGTCAACGCACGCGGGCAGATCGAAACCGACCATGATTTCTCGACGCAGGTCCCCGGCATCTGGGCGATCGGCGACGTCATCCCCGGCCCGATGCTCGCGCACAAGGCCGAGGACGAGGGCATTGCGGTGGCCGAGAATATCGCGGGGCTGACCGGCATCGTGAATCACGACGTCATTCCGTCGGTGGTCTATACCTTGCCCGAGATCGCCGGCGTCGGCCTGACCGAAGAGCAGGCGAAGGAGCGCGGCGAGATCAAGGTCGGCAAATTCCCGATGGCGGGCAACAGCCGCGCCAAGACCAATCACGAACCCGACGGCTTCGTGAAGGTGATCGCAGATGCGAACAGCGACCGCGTGCTGGGCGTGTGGATCATCGCCAGCGTCGCGGGCACGATGATCGCGCAGGCCGCGCAGGCGATGGAATTCGGCGCGACGTCGGAAGACATCGCCTACACCTGCCACGCGCACCCGACGCACAGCGAAGCGGTAAAGGAAGCGGCGATGGCGGTGACGGGCAAGCCGATCCACATCTGA
- a CDS encoding gamma-glutamylcyclotransferase family protein, whose translation MSDATEPLFSYGTLQYPDVQCEQFGRLLAGSADALTGFRLRRIVNADPEVVRISGESHYPVLVPDDEGSQRVTGTLYWLTREELDAADIYQAEDYERRRVALESGESAWVYVAAPGLEME comes from the coding sequence GTGAGCGACGCGACCGAGCCTTTGTTCTCCTACGGCACGCTCCAGTATCCCGACGTGCAGTGCGAACAATTCGGCCGCTTGCTCGCGGGTTCGGCCGATGCGCTCACCGGGTTCCGGCTCCGCCGGATCGTCAACGCCGACCCCGAAGTGGTGCGGATAAGCGGTGAAAGCCATTATCCGGTGCTCGTTCCCGACGACGAAGGTTCGCAGCGGGTCACGGGCACCCTATATTGGCTTACCAGGGAAGAACTCGACGCGGCCGATATCTATCAGGCCGAAGATTATGAGCGGCGGCGCGTCGCACTGGAATCGGGCGAAAGTGCCTGGGTCTATGTCGCGGCACCGGGGCTCGAGATGGAGTGA